Proteins encoded in a region of the Methanobrevibacter millerae genome:
- a CDS encoding DUF1890 domain-containing protein: MKALILLGCPETPSQTPMAVYAFSKLTKLGYDVTIAANPAAAKLVKVSDPEGFYNLNIVDLERTLGEVSEGDYDLLVGFVHKDAAAAFFVTFDQILNTKSIALVFERDLDLVGQFVEMIEESGSKANIYAVRAFHNPSPIKINFDKALKELE; encoded by the coding sequence ATGAAAGCTTTAATTTTATTGGGGTGTCCGGAAACCCCTTCACAAACTCCAATGGCAGTTTATGCTTTTAGCAAATTGACAAAATTGGGATATGATGTTACAATAGCTGCTAATCCTGCAGCTGCTAAATTGGTTAAAGTATCAGACCCTGAAGGTTTTTACAATTTGAACATTGTTGATTTGGAAAGAACTTTGGGTGAAGTCAGTGAAGGAGATTATGATTTGCTGGTTGGTTTTGTTCACAAGGATGCCGCAGCGGCATTTTTCGTAACATTTGATCAGATATTGAATACCAAATCCATTGCTTTGGTCTTTGAAAGAGATTTGGATTTAGTTGGTCAGTTTGTTGAAATGATTGAAGAAAGCGGAAGCAAAGCTAACATTTATGCTGTAAGAGCATTCCACAATCCTTCCCCGATTAAGATTAATTTTGATAAAGCTTTAAAGGAGTTGGAATAA
- a CDS encoding DUF1894 domain-containing protein — protein MSFCLDTYLQQSDNYEIHASKAGFKDCAMIIRFKADEIVYVKPGDEVLGVRVIGIPPIPIGIDDEKGTVFIPYTKPCHGTSVVELPIDAEEINNIRKLNTQ, from the coding sequence ATGTCATTCTGTTTAGATACTTATCTTCAGCAATCTGACAATTATGAAATTCATGCATCAAAAGCAGGTTTTAAGGACTGTGCAATGATTATCCGTTTTAAAGCTGATGAAATTGTATATGTAAAGCCAGGCGATGAAGTCTTAGGAGTTCGCGTCATCGGAATTCCACCTATTCCTATTGGAATCGATGATGAGAAGGGAACTGTTTTCATTCCATATACAAAACCATGTCACGGTACTTCTGTAGTGGAATTGCCTATTGATGCTGAAGAAATTAACAATATAAGAAAATTGAATACTCAATAA
- a CDS encoding methionine synthase → MRSTVVGSYPVELKEASGFKDKLLKSVGAYDPFKDSIKQAVFSQLDAGVDIISDGQVRGDMVSSFSKFIPGFKIEDGNTFIVSKIRNPTGEISVKDLLYAKNLIKEYYNGNIPEGKGIKGIVTGPSTIIHSSRITSFYKEKDDAIIDLAHSLKKEVDAIENKVKPVYIQVDEPFLSTGMVNMKVAREAIEILHENLSIPLAMHVCGTLQDAYKDLSKFNVEILDFEFAGNNVNLDILEKNISLFKGKKIGFGCIDSSKNEVDSEQETEELILKGIDIVGEDNILLDPDCGLRRAPMDVAFKKLKLMNDIKNHYM, encoded by the coding sequence ATGCGTTCCACAGTTGTCGGTAGTTATCCCGTTGAATTAAAAGAGGCTTCTGGCTTTAAAGATAAACTGCTTAAATCTGTTGGAGCATATGATCCTTTTAAGGATTCAATTAAGCAGGCTGTATTTTCTCAACTTGATGCCGGTGTCGATATAATATCCGACGGACAGGTAAGGGGAGATATGGTTTCTAGTTTTTCAAAATTTATTCCCGGATTTAAGATTGAGGATGGAAATACATTCATTGTTTCAAAAATCAGAAATCCTACCGGTGAAATTTCAGTTAAGGACTTGCTTTATGCTAAAAATTTAATTAAAGAGTATTATAATGGCAACATTCCTGAAGGTAAGGGAATCAAGGGAATTGTCACAGGTCCTTCAACCATTATTCATTCATCAAGAATCACTTCTTTTTATAAGGAAAAGGATGATGCCATAATTGATTTGGCACACAGTCTAAAAAAGGAAGTGGATGCAATTGAAAACAAAGTAAAACCTGTATATATTCAGGTGGATGAACCATTTTTATCAACCGGTATGGTAAATATGAAAGTTGCACGTGAAGCTATTGAAATATTGCACGAGAATTTAAGCATTCCATTGGCTATGCATGTTTGCGGTACTCTTCAAGATGCATATAAAGACCTTTCAAAATTCAATGTTGAAATTTTGGATTTTGAATTTGCAGGAAACAACGTTAATTTAGATATCCTGGAAAAAAATATATCTTTATTCAAAGGCAAAAAAATAGGATTCGGATGCATTGATTCATCTAAAAATGAAGTTGACTCCGAACAGGAAACCGAAGAGCTGATATTAAAAGGAATTGATATTGTTGGTGAGGATAATATTTTACTTGATCCGGATTGCGGATTAAGAAGGGCACCGATGGATGTGGCATTTAAAAAATTAAAATTAATGAATGATATTAAAAATCATTACATGTAA
- a CDS encoding GNAT family N-acetyltransferase: MNNLTFRNASESDVGLILEYIKKLADYENRLDEVIATEDSLRKWIFDKKQAEVIFALEDGKEIGFALFFLSFSTYISNVNLHLEDLYIDPEYRAKGYGKALLKRLAQIVIERGYGRFEWTCLDWNQPSIDFYLSLGAEKKDWNVFHLTGENLKKLVDDVE, encoded by the coding sequence ATGAATAACTTAACATTCAGAAATGCATCCGAAAGTGATGTCGGTTTGATTTTGGAATATATCAAAAAACTGGCAGATTATGAAAATCGCTTGGATGAAGTAATTGCAACAGAAGACAGTTTAAGAAAATGGATTTTTGATAAAAAACAGGCTGAAGTCATTTTTGCTCTTGAAGATGGAAAGGAAATAGGCTTTGCATTATTTTTCTTAAGCTTTTCAACTTACATATCCAATGTCAATCTGCATCTGGAGGATTTGTATATAGATCCTGAATATCGCGCAAAGGGATATGGAAAAGCATTGCTTAAAAGATTAGCCCAAATTGTCATTGAAAGAGGTTACGGCAGATTTGAATGGACATGTTTAGACTGGAATCAGCCAAGCATTGACTTTTATTTGTCTTTGGGCGCTGAAAAGAAGGATTGGAATGTTTTTCATTTGACCGGCGAGAATTTGAAAAAACTTGTGGATGATGTGGAATGA
- a CDS encoding GNAT family N-acetyltransferase, which produces MEWKLKKFDDLTSDELYGILKLRSEVFVVEQDCVYQDLDDKDQLSYHLFLENDGETVAVSRFIPENVSYEEMSIGRVVVKENFRGQGLSKIMMKKAIDFIVDDLGKSEIRLSGQAYLVDFYENLGFKKVSDVYMEDNIEHFEFLYCDGE; this is translated from the coding sequence ATGGAATGGAAGCTGAAGAAATTTGATGATTTGACTTCTGATGAATTATACGGAATCCTTAAGCTGAGAAGTGAGGTTTTTGTTGTGGAACAGGACTGCGTCTATCAGGATTTGGATGATAAGGACCAGCTTTCCTATCACTTATTTCTTGAAAATGATGGTGAAACTGTTGCCGTTTCAAGATTTATTCCTGAAAACGTTTCATATGAAGAAATGTCAATCGGAAGGGTTGTCGTAAAGGAAAATTTTAGAGGTCAGGGATTGTCAAAAATCATGATGAAAAAGGCAATTGATTTCATTGTCGATGATTTGGGCAAAAGCGAAATCAGACTTTCAGGTCAGGCTTATTTAGTTGATTTTTATGAGAATTTAGGATTTAAAAAAGTTTCTGATGTGTATATGGAAGACAATATTGAACATTTTGAATTCCTGTACTGTGACGGTGAGTAA